In Janibacter sp. CX7, a single genomic region encodes these proteins:
- a CDS encoding 3-hydroxyacyl-CoA dehydrogenase NAD-binding domain-containing protein: protein MSEPKPEVVTRALVQDVQLPADGGTLALVTLDNGHDHTKPNTFGLEGMAGLRAAVATLQQRAEAGEIVAVAVTGKPFIFAVGADLTGVPGITSREQALEIARTGHAAYAAIMDLPVPTFAFVNGAAMGGGVELSLACDYRTMSKAVPAIALPEVFLGLVPGWGGCYLLPRLVGPEKALKVIVENPLNTNRMLNGPAAAKLGLADALLDAADFLEQSIIWAAGVLAGETKVEREPVSDDAAVWEAAAAAATKLADAKTARKSPSPYRAIELVTAARTAERDAAFAAEDEALADLLMGDELRAGLYSFDLVQKRAKRPAGAPDKALARPVGKVGIVGAGLMASQLAMLFIRSLKVPVVMTDLDQERVDKGVAYVHGEIDASLAKGKITQDKANQLKGLITGSTSKEGFADADFVIEAVFEEMGVKKKVWAEVEQIVTPECVLASNTSSLSITEMASELQHPERVVGFHFFNPVAVMPLLEIIPGERTDDAALATAFATGKGLKKTCILVKDSPSFIANRLLGRFMGEFSKIVDEGTPVEVANEGIAGLAPMPPLVLVGLVGPAIALHNSETLHRELGERFYVSPNLKALVEAGKRSYDDEGAAELLTVPESPVVLTAQQVRERVLGVLAEEVRTMLDDGVAQAPMDIDLAMITGAGFQFWNGGLTPLLDREGVSEKVTGQRFLPPGAASVPA, encoded by the coding sequence ATGAGCGAGCCCAAGCCCGAGGTCGTCACCCGCGCCCTCGTCCAGGACGTCCAGCTCCCCGCCGACGGCGGCACGCTGGCCCTCGTCACGCTGGACAACGGCCACGACCACACCAAGCCCAACACCTTCGGCCTCGAGGGCATGGCCGGCCTGCGCGCCGCCGTCGCCACGCTGCAGCAGCGCGCCGAGGCCGGCGAGATCGTCGCCGTCGCCGTCACCGGCAAGCCCTTCATCTTCGCCGTCGGCGCCGACCTCACCGGAGTCCCGGGCATCACCAGCCGCGAGCAGGCGCTCGAGATCGCCCGCACCGGCCACGCGGCCTACGCGGCGATCATGGACCTGCCCGTGCCGACCTTCGCCTTCGTCAATGGCGCGGCGATGGGCGGCGGCGTCGAGCTGTCGCTGGCCTGCGACTACCGCACGATGAGCAAGGCCGTGCCGGCCATCGCGCTGCCCGAGGTCTTCCTCGGGCTCGTCCCCGGCTGGGGCGGCTGCTACCTGCTCCCCCGCCTCGTCGGTCCGGAGAAGGCCCTCAAGGTCATCGTCGAGAACCCGCTCAACACCAACCGGATGCTCAACGGCCCGGCCGCGGCGAAGCTCGGCCTGGCCGACGCCCTCCTCGACGCCGCCGACTTCCTCGAGCAGTCGATCATCTGGGCCGCGGGTGTCCTCGCCGGCGAGACGAAGGTCGAGCGCGAGCCGGTCAGCGACGACGCCGCCGTGTGGGAGGCCGCTGCCGCGGCCGCCACGAAGCTGGCCGACGCGAAGACCGCACGGAAGTCCCCTTCGCCCTACCGGGCCATCGAGCTGGTGACCGCCGCCCGCACCGCCGAGCGCGATGCTGCCTTCGCCGCCGAGGACGAGGCCCTGGCCGACCTGCTCATGGGTGACGAGCTGCGCGCCGGCCTGTACTCCTTCGACCTGGTGCAGAAGCGGGCGAAGCGCCCCGCCGGCGCACCCGACAAGGCGCTCGCGCGCCCCGTCGGCAAGGTCGGCATCGTCGGCGCCGGCCTCATGGCCAGCCAGCTCGCGATGCTCTTCATCCGCTCGCTCAAGGTGCCGGTCGTCATGACCGACCTCGACCAGGAGCGGGTCGACAAGGGCGTCGCCTACGTCCACGGCGAGATCGACGCGTCCCTCGCCAAGGGCAAGATCACGCAGGACAAGGCCAACCAGCTCAAGGGCCTGATCACCGGCTCCACGAGCAAGGAGGGCTTCGCCGACGCCGACTTCGTCATCGAGGCCGTCTTCGAGGAGATGGGCGTCAAGAAGAAGGTCTGGGCCGAGGTGGAGCAGATCGTCACCCCCGAGTGCGTCCTCGCCTCCAACACCTCGTCGCTCTCGATCACCGAGATGGCGTCCGAGCTGCAGCACCCGGAGCGGGTCGTGGGCTTCCACTTCTTCAACCCCGTCGCCGTCATGCCCCTGCTCGAGATCATCCCGGGCGAGCGGACCGACGACGCCGCGCTGGCGACGGCCTTCGCCACGGGCAAGGGCCTGAAGAAGACGTGCATCCTCGTCAAGGACAGCCCCTCCTTCATCGCCAACCGTCTGCTCGGTCGCTTCATGGGCGAGTTCTCGAAGATCGTCGACGAGGGCACGCCGGTCGAGGTCGCCAACGAGGGCATCGCGGGCCTGGCCCCGATGCCGCCGCTGGTCCTCGTCGGTCTCGTCGGCCCGGCGATCGCGCTGCACAACAGCGAGACGCTCCACCGTGAGCTCGGCGAGCGCTTCTACGTCTCGCCGAACCTCAAGGCGCTCGTCGAGGCCGGCAAGCGCTCCTACGACGACGAGGGAGCGGCCGAGCTGCTCACCGTTCCGGAGTCCCCCGTCGTGCTCACCGCGCAGCAGGTGCGCGAGCGCGTCCTCGGCGTCCTCGCCGAGGAGGTGCGCACGATGCTCGACGACGGTGTCGCGCAGGCCCCGATGGACATCGACCTCGCGATGATCACCGGTGCCGGCTTCCAGTTCTGGAACGGCGGCCTCACCCCGCTCCTGGACCGTGAGGGCGTCTCGGAGAAGGTCACCGGTCAGCGCTTCCTGCCGCCGGGTGCGGCCAGCGTCCCGGCCTGA
- a CDS encoding thiolase family protein, which translates to MPRTSREVVFVDGVRTPFGKAGEKGMYAQTRADDLVITCIRELMRRHPELPPERVEEVAIAATTQIGDQGLTLGRMASLLSGLPNTTPGYSIDRMCAGAMTAVTNIAGAISFGSIDVAVAGGVEHMGRHPMGEGVDPNPRVVSEKLVDPSALVMGKTAENLHDRYPSLTKQRSDEFAVNSQRKLAQAYEDGKIQPDLVPVATRHAEKGWGLATTDEPPRPQTTLESLQTLKTPFRPHGKVTAGNAAGLNDGATACILAAEETAAELGLPVGMRLVEFAFVGVEPEVMGYGPVPAAEKALAKAGLTIDDIGLFELNEAFAVQVLSFLEHFGIDDDSDKVNRYGGAIATGHPLASSGVRLMTQLSRQFAEDPSVRYGMTAMCIGIGMGGAVIWENPHHADYGKEN; encoded by the coding sequence GTGCCCCGCACTTCACGTGAGGTCGTCTTCGTCGACGGCGTTCGCACGCCGTTCGGCAAGGCCGGGGAGAAGGGCATGTATGCCCAGACCCGCGCCGACGACCTCGTCATCACCTGCATCCGCGAGCTCATGCGCCGCCACCCGGAGCTGCCGCCCGAGCGGGTCGAGGAGGTCGCGATCGCGGCCACGACCCAGATCGGCGACCAGGGCCTGACCCTGGGCCGCATGGCCTCCCTGCTGTCCGGGCTGCCCAACACCACGCCCGGCTACTCCATCGACCGCATGTGCGCCGGCGCGATGACCGCGGTGACCAACATCGCCGGTGCCATCTCCTTCGGCTCGATCGACGTCGCCGTCGCCGGCGGTGTCGAGCACATGGGCCGCCACCCGATGGGTGAGGGCGTCGACCCCAACCCGCGCGTCGTGTCGGAGAAGCTCGTCGACCCGTCGGCCCTCGTCATGGGCAAGACGGCGGAGAACCTGCACGACCGCTACCCGAGCCTGACGAAGCAGCGCTCGGACGAGTTCGCGGTCAACAGCCAGCGCAAGCTCGCGCAGGCCTACGAGGACGGCAAGATCCAGCCCGACCTCGTGCCGGTCGCGACCCGCCACGCGGAGAAGGGCTGGGGCTTGGCGACGACCGACGAACCGCCGCGCCCGCAGACGACCCTCGAGTCGCTGCAGACCCTGAAGACCCCCTTCCGCCCCCACGGCAAGGTCACCGCCGGCAACGCCGCCGGGCTCAACGACGGCGCGACCGCCTGCATCCTCGCCGCGGAGGAGACCGCCGCCGAGCTCGGCCTGCCCGTCGGCATGCGCCTCGTCGAGTTCGCCTTCGTCGGCGTCGAGCCGGAGGTCATGGGCTACGGCCCGGTCCCCGCCGCCGAGAAGGCGCTGGCCAAGGCCGGCCTGACGATCGACGACATCGGTCTCTTCGAGCTCAACGAGGCCTTCGCGGTCCAGGTGCTCTCCTTCCTCGAGCACTTCGGCATCGACGACGACTCCGACAAGGTCAACCGCTACGGCGGCGCCATCGCGACCGGTCACCCGCTCGCCTCCTCGGGGGTGCGCCTCATGACGCAGCTGTCCCGGCAGTTCGCCGAGGACCCGAGCGTCCGCTACGGCATGACCGCGATGTGCATCGGCATCGGCATGGGCGGCGCCGTCATCTGGGAGAACCCGCACCACGCCGACTACGGCAAGGAGAACTGA
- a CDS encoding HRDC domain-containing protein, translating to MTPQDTGAPPEPESTPEAAAPPGDETPDSTPEPAPLPVLTEPAEGIPPVITLESELDACAQAIGSGVGAVALDAERASGYRYGQSAYLVQVRREGSGTWLIDPVTLPDLTPLDRAIGTGEWILHAATQDLPCLRELGLAPRQIFDTELAARLLGLPRVGLAAVIEHYLGISLAKEHSAVDWSTRPLPEPWLRYAALDVEVLTEVRNLMGADLAAQGKSEWARQEFEALLSWRPAVKEDPWRRTSGLHKIRQPRVLATVRELWYERDRIARDRDTSPGRVIPDTALVDIALADPQAPGDLPRGHRAIQRSQRAWLDAVARARRLPDDELPPASVKSDGPPPQRSWANRDPLAADRLTATREALGSFADERTIPIENVCSPDPLRRVVWSPPQDRSPEGFAEALADLGVRPWQREIVAPMLADAFAAHPDA from the coding sequence GTGACGCCGCAGGACACCGGGGCCCCGCCCGAGCCCGAGAGCACTCCCGAGGCGGCCGCCCCGCCCGGCGACGAGACTCCCGACTCGACGCCCGAGCCGGCTCCCCTGCCGGTCCTCACCGAGCCCGCCGAGGGCATCCCGCCGGTCATCACCCTCGAGTCCGAGCTCGACGCCTGCGCCCAGGCGATCGGCAGCGGTGTCGGGGCCGTGGCCCTCGACGCCGAGCGCGCCTCCGGCTACCGCTACGGGCAGAGCGCCTATCTCGTCCAGGTCCGCCGCGAGGGCTCGGGCACCTGGCTCATCGACCCGGTGACCCTGCCCGACCTCACCCCGCTCGACCGGGCCATCGGCACCGGCGAGTGGATCCTGCACGCCGCAACCCAGGACCTGCCCTGCCTGCGCGAGCTCGGTCTGGCGCCCCGGCAGATCTTCGACACCGAGCTCGCGGCCAGACTGCTCGGCCTGCCCCGCGTCGGCCTCGCCGCGGTCATCGAGCACTACCTCGGCATCAGCCTGGCCAAGGAGCATTCGGCCGTCGACTGGTCGACCCGGCCGCTGCCCGAGCCGTGGCTGCGCTACGCCGCCCTCGACGTCGAGGTGCTCACCGAGGTGCGCAACCTCATGGGCGCCGACCTCGCCGCGCAGGGCAAGAGCGAGTGGGCACGGCAGGAGTTCGAGGCGCTGCTCAGCTGGCGGCCGGCGGTCAAGGAGGACCCGTGGCGTCGGACCTCGGGCCTGCACAAGATCCGCCAGCCACGGGTCCTCGCGACGGTGCGCGAGCTCTGGTACGAGCGTGACCGCATCGCCCGCGACCGCGACACCTCCCCCGGCCGGGTGATCCCCGACACCGCTCTCGTCGACATCGCCCTGGCCGACCCGCAGGCACCCGGTGACCTGCCGCGTGGGCACCGCGCGATCCAGCGCAGCCAGCGCGCCTGGCTCGACGCCGTCGCCCGGGCACGACGCCTGCCCGACGACGAGCTGCCGCCGGCCTCGGTCAAGTCCGACGGCCCTCCGCCGCAGCGCTCCTGGGCCAACCGCGACCCGCTCGCCGCCGACCGACTGACGGCCACCCGCGAGGCCCTGGGCAGCTTCGCCGACGAGCGCACCATCCCGATCGAGAACGTCTGCTCCCCCGACCCCCTTCGCCGGGTCGTGTGGTCGCCGCCGCAGGACCGCAGCCCGGAGGGCTTCGCCGAGGCCCTCGCCGACCTCGGCGTGCGCCCCTGGCAGCGCGAGATCGTCGCCCCCATGCTCGCCGACGCCTTCGCCGCCCACCCCGACGCCTGA
- a CDS encoding DUF3000 domain-containing protein: protein MATREISEAQSPDFAHALRSLHETRLRPEVRLTEVPAPTRLAPHAVAMTADIVDSADGEDLATGRFVLLHDPSEPEPWGGAWRIVTFARAELEPEVAGDPMLGAVGWSWLTDALEEHGIEAANLAGTVTHVVSESFADLEDREPDVEMEIRASWSPADSAVGPHLLAWADMLGTVGGLPPLPSGVVALPGRRR from the coding sequence GTGGCCACCCGAGAGATCTCCGAGGCGCAGTCGCCGGACTTCGCCCATGCGCTGCGGAGCCTGCACGAGACCCGGCTACGCCCCGAGGTGCGCCTGACCGAGGTGCCCGCGCCGACCCGTCTGGCCCCCCACGCCGTCGCGATGACCGCCGACATCGTCGACTCCGCCGACGGCGAGGACCTCGCGACCGGACGCTTCGTCCTGCTGCACGACCCGAGCGAGCCCGAGCCGTGGGGCGGCGCCTGGCGCATCGTCACCTTCGCCCGCGCCGAGCTCGAGCCCGAGGTCGCCGGCGACCCGATGCTCGGAGCCGTCGGCTGGTCGTGGCTCACCGACGCCCTCGAGGAGCACGGCATCGAGGCCGCCAACCTCGCCGGCACGGTGACGCACGTCGTCTCCGAGTCCTTCGCCGACCTCGAGGACCGAGAGCCCGACGTCGAGATGGAGATCCGCGCCTCGTGGAGCCCCGCCGACTCCGCCGTCGGCCCCCACCTGCTGGCCTGGGCCGACATGCTGGGCACGGTCGGCGGTCTGCCGCCGCTGCCCTCTGGTGTCGTGGCCCTGCCGGGGCGTCGCCGGTGA
- the hemE gene encoding uroporphyrinogen decarboxylase, protein MRPVTTHASPSDSPLVRAARGESVPRTPVWFMRQAGRSLPEYREVRRGTDMLEACRTPDLVTEITLQPVRRHRVDAAIFFSDIVVPLAAAGVDIDIEPGVGPVLDLPFASREDLDRLPELTPDMVPDITESVRRIVLELGATPLIGFAGAPFTLASYLIEGGPSRNHELTKSLMHGDPQLWHDLCARLSQISAAFLKVQVEAGASAIQLFDSWAGFLSKADYRRYVLPHTEATLAALADAGVPRIHFGVGTGELLPDMAAAGTEVIGVDYRVNLAEAIERVGGNQPVQGNLDPALLFAPWEVVEREVRRILDEGRAAPGHIFNLGHGVLPDTDPVVLTRVVELVHEVSAR, encoded by the coding sequence ATGCGCCCCGTGACCACCCACGCCTCGCCCTCCGACAGCCCCCTCGTCCGCGCGGCCCGCGGAGAGTCCGTGCCCCGCACCCCCGTGTGGTTCATGCGGCAGGCCGGCCGGTCGCTGCCCGAGTACCGCGAGGTGCGCCGCGGCACCGACATGCTCGAGGCCTGCCGCACGCCCGACCTCGTCACCGAGATCACCCTGCAGCCGGTGCGCCGGCACCGGGTCGACGCGGCGATCTTCTTCTCCGACATCGTCGTGCCGCTCGCCGCGGCGGGTGTCGACATCGACATCGAGCCGGGCGTCGGGCCGGTGCTGGACCTCCCCTTCGCCTCCCGCGAGGACCTCGACCGCCTGCCCGAGCTGACCCCGGACATGGTCCCCGACATCACCGAGTCGGTCCGCCGGATCGTCCTCGAGCTCGGTGCGACGCCGCTCATCGGCTTCGCCGGCGCGCCCTTCACCCTCGCCTCCTACCTCATCGAGGGCGGGCCGAGCCGCAACCACGAGCTGACCAAGTCGCTCATGCACGGCGACCCCCAGCTGTGGCACGACCTGTGCGCCCGGCTGTCGCAGATCTCCGCGGCCTTCCTCAAGGTCCAGGTCGAGGCGGGGGCCAGCGCGATCCAGCTCTTCGACTCGTGGGCCGGCTTCCTGTCGAAGGCCGACTACCGCCGCTACGTCCTCCCGCACACCGAGGCCACCCTGGCGGCGCTCGCCGACGCGGGCGTGCCGCGCATCCACTTCGGCGTCGGGACCGGTGAGCTGCTGCCGGACATGGCCGCGGCCGGCACCGAGGTCATCGGGGTGGACTACCGGGTCAACCTCGCCGAGGCCATCGAGCGCGTGGGCGGCAACCAGCCGGTGCAGGGCAACCTCGACCCGGCACTGCTCTTCGCGCCCTGGGAGGTCGTCGAGCGCGAGGTCCGCCGCATCCTCGACGAGGGTCGCGCCGCGCCCGGCCACATCTTCAACCTCGGCCACGGCGTGCTGCCCGACACCGACCCCGTGGTCCTCACCCGCGTCGTCGAGCTGGTCCACGAGGTCAGCGCCCGCTGA
- a CDS encoding DUF4349 domain-containing protein, whose product MGTTAGTARWTTARWAALVAAGGLALAGCGGGSSDESVSSRPMSQDEGGGAASSATSAADQESGSSDSAAGSGSGDSGSSKRAGNTTQVASGTHVARTASLSITVDDVEKSTAKVRSTAARVDGYVSSEDSRADDGHRGDWAEITVTVPVDDLDATMTRLADIGEVTHRSSEAEDLTAQYTDTEARVRTMTKSVERLRKLIDSAEGLDQVVTLESELSRREADLEAMTSQQKSLEKRTTTAPITVSLSTQDAPADEPEEERTGFLAGLGSGWSAFTGALTVGLTVLGAVTPFAVVGLVVGWPLARWVRRRRASRPLATPTAPTAEA is encoded by the coding sequence ATGGGCACCACGGCAGGCACGGCACGGTGGACGACGGCACGGTGGGCGGCGCTCGTCGCGGCCGGCGGGCTGGCGCTCGCCGGGTGCGGAGGCGGCAGCAGTGACGAGTCGGTGAGCAGCCGACCGATGAGCCAGGACGAAGGGGGCGGCGCCGCCTCGTCCGCGACCTCGGCGGCGGACCAGGAGTCGGGCAGCTCCGACAGCGCCGCCGGCTCCGGGTCGGGCGACTCGGGCTCGTCGAAGCGGGCGGGCAACACGACGCAGGTCGCGAGCGGGACGCACGTCGCCCGCACGGCGAGCCTGTCGATCACCGTCGACGACGTCGAGAAGTCGACCGCCAAGGTCCGCTCCACGGCCGCCCGGGTCGACGGCTACGTCTCGAGCGAGGACTCGCGGGCCGACGACGGGCACCGCGGCGACTGGGCCGAGATCACCGTCACCGTCCCCGTCGACGACCTCGACGCGACGATGACCCGTCTCGCGGACATCGGCGAGGTGACCCACCGCTCGAGCGAGGCCGAGGACCTCACCGCGCAGTACACCGACACCGAGGCGCGGGTGCGCACGATGACGAAGTCGGTCGAGCGCCTGCGCAAGCTCATCGACTCGGCCGAGGGCCTCGACCAGGTCGTGACGCTCGAGAGCGAGCTGAGCCGACGCGAGGCGGACCTCGAGGCGATGACGAGCCAGCAGAAGTCGCTCGAGAAGCGCACGACGACGGCACCGATCACGGTGAGCCTGTCGACGCAGGACGCACCCGCCGACGAGCCCGAGGAGGAGCGCACCGGCTTCCTCGCCGGGCTCGGGTCCGGGTGGTCGGCCTTCACCGGGGCCCTGACCGTCGGCCTGACGGTGCTGGGTGCGGTGACCCCCTTCGCCGTCGTGGGCCTGGTCGTCGGCTGGCCGCTCGCGCGGTGGGTCCGGCGCCGGCGGGCGTCTCGTCCGCTCGCCACGCCGACGGCCCCGACCGCGGAGGCCTGA
- the hemG gene encoding protoporphyrinogen oxidase, producing the protein MGSRVVVIGGGLAGLATAHHLLRARPDLDLTVVDGGDRPGGKVRREQVGGVLVDVGAESVVASSAAARDLVTGLGLADRLVHPEPVPASIWSRGRRHPVPGRTFMGVPGHETDTSGLLDEGEVARAAQPAPFALDCDDVTVAEAVAAVHGRAVVDRIVEPLLGGVYAGRVDRLSLRATMPVLWSAMAGGRTMTEAVDGLLPPPSATPRPRVMGLSGGIGGLADALAASVQAAGGRIETGTLVRRIERIPTGWRVVTGATTAPRALDADLVVLATPATPTSRLLADHAPAASTAFAGIDHASMAVMTIALPAAAAPALPGSGFLVPAVDGRTIKASTFSASKWAWVREASDEVVLLRASAGRAGEVAALQRDDDELVAVALSEIGQALGAPLPAPVDHHVQRWGGGLPQYDLGHTERVAAVRAAVAELPGIEVTGAAYDGVGIGAVLTGAAATATTILDALPPSSTPRQEPR; encoded by the coding sequence ATGGGTTCGCGGGTCGTCGTCATCGGTGGTGGGCTGGCCGGTCTGGCCACCGCCCACCACCTCCTACGGGCACGCCCCGACCTCGACCTCACCGTCGTCGACGGCGGTGACCGCCCCGGCGGCAAGGTGCGCCGCGAGCAGGTCGGCGGCGTCCTCGTCGACGTCGGCGCGGAGTCGGTCGTGGCCAGCAGCGCCGCCGCCCGGGACCTCGTCACCGGGCTGGGCCTGGCCGACCGCCTCGTCCACCCCGAGCCGGTCCCGGCCTCCATCTGGTCCCGCGGGCGCCGGCATCCGGTGCCCGGACGCACCTTCATGGGGGTGCCCGGCCACGAGACCGACACCTCCGGTCTCCTCGACGAAGGGGAGGTCGCTCGCGCCGCGCAGCCGGCCCCCTTCGCTCTCGACTGTGACGACGTCACCGTCGCCGAGGCGGTCGCCGCGGTCCACGGCCGGGCGGTCGTTGACCGCATCGTCGAGCCGCTGCTCGGCGGGGTCTACGCCGGCCGCGTCGACCGGCTGTCGCTGCGCGCCACGATGCCGGTCCTGTGGTCGGCGATGGCCGGCGGTCGCACGATGACCGAGGCCGTCGACGGGCTGCTGCCACCCCCGAGCGCCACGCCGCGACCCCGGGTCATGGGACTGTCCGGTGGCATCGGCGGGCTCGCCGACGCCCTCGCCGCGTCGGTGCAGGCCGCAGGCGGCCGGATCGAGACCGGCACGCTCGTGCGACGGATCGAGCGCATCCCGACGGGGTGGCGGGTCGTCACGGGAGCGACCACCGCGCCCCGGGCGCTCGACGCCGATCTCGTCGTCCTCGCGACCCCCGCGACGCCGACGTCGCGGCTGCTCGCCGACCACGCGCCCGCGGCCTCGACCGCGTTCGCGGGCATCGACCACGCGTCGATGGCCGTCATGACGATCGCCCTGCCCGCGGCGGCGGCACCCGCACTGCCGGGCAGCGGCTTCCTCGTGCCCGCGGTCGACGGCCGCACGATCAAGGCGAGCACCTTCTCCGCGAGCAAGTGGGCGTGGGTGCGCGAGGCCAGCGACGAGGTCGTCCTGCTGCGCGCCTCCGCCGGTCGTGCGGGGGAGGTCGCGGCCCTGCAGCGCGACGACGACGAGCTCGTCGCCGTTGCGCTCTCCGAGATCGGCCAGGCCCTCGGTGCACCGTTGCCGGCGCCGGTCGACCACCACGTGCAGCGGTGGGGCGGCGGGCTGCCGCAGTACGACCTCGGGCACACTGAGCGGGTCGCCGCCGTGCGCGCGGCGGTCGCCGAGCTGCCCGGGATCGAGGTCACCGGCGCGGCCTACGACGGTGTGGGCATCGGTGCGGTCCTCACCGGGGCCGCCGCCACGGCCACCACGATCCTCGACGCACTTCCCCCTTCGTCCACCCCTCGACAGGAGCCCCGATGA
- the hemQ gene encoding hydrogen peroxide-dependent heme synthase produces the protein MTTRPVPAKPSREQLEAINSSVHYAMFSAFALVTPIGDDDRAAITREVEELFAELTEDGVRIRGVYDVAGLRADADVLVWWHADDIEQLQDAYKRLLRTELGAHLDPVWSNAAVHRQAEFNRSHVPAFLAGEEPRDYVCVYPFVRSFDWYVIDEKERRTMLAEHGAMARDFPDVRANTIPAFALGDYEWILAFEADELHRIVDLMRELRASKARLHVREEIPFFTGPRVSVEALVAGLR, from the coding sequence ATGACCACCCGGCCCGTCCCCGCCAAGCCCTCCCGCGAGCAGCTCGAGGCGATCAACAGCAGCGTGCACTACGCGATGTTCTCCGCCTTCGCGCTCGTCACGCCGATCGGCGACGACGACCGCGCGGCGATCACGCGCGAGGTGGAGGAGCTCTTCGCGGAGCTCACCGAGGACGGCGTGCGCATCCGCGGTGTCTACGACGTGGCCGGACTGCGCGCCGACGCCGACGTGCTCGTGTGGTGGCACGCCGACGACATCGAGCAGCTGCAGGACGCCTACAAGCGACTGCTGCGCACCGAGCTCGGCGCACACCTCGACCCGGTGTGGTCCAACGCCGCCGTCCACCGTCAGGCGGAGTTCAACCGTAGCCACGTGCCGGCCTTCCTCGCGGGGGAGGAACCGCGCGACTACGTGTGCGTCTACCCCTTCGTGCGCTCCTTCGACTGGTACGTCATCGACGAGAAGGAACGGCGCACGATGCTCGCCGAGCACGGCGCGATGGCCCGCGACTTCCCCGACGTGCGCGCCAACACGATCCCCGCCTTCGCCCTGGGCGACTACGAGTGGATCCTCGCCTTCGAGGCCGACGAGCTGCACCGCATCGTCGACCTCATGCGCGAGCTGCGCGCCTCCAAGGCACGCCTGCACGTGCGTGAGGAGATCCCCTTCTTCACCGGTCCGCGGGTGAGCGTCGAGGCGCTCGTCGCCGGCCTGCGCTGA
- the msrB gene encoding peptide-methionine (R)-S-oxide reductase MsrB → MMEPTGRDYAVTKSDEQWREELSADEFSVLRAAGTERPFTGEYTDTKTEGVYACRACGTELFTSDTKFDSHCGWPSFYTPLAEDRVEYIQDDSLPGRPRVEVRCANCGSHMGHVFEGEGYDTPTDQRYCINSISMTLRPAQG, encoded by the coding sequence ATGATGGAGCCCACCGGCCGCGACTACGCGGTCACCAAGTCCGACGAGCAGTGGCGCGAGGAGCTGTCGGCCGACGAGTTCTCCGTCCTGCGGGCCGCGGGGACCGAGCGGCCCTTCACCGGTGAGTACACCGACACCAAGACCGAGGGCGTCTACGCCTGCCGCGCCTGCGGCACCGAGCTCTTCACCTCGGACACGAAGTTCGACAGCCACTGCGGCTGGCCGAGCTTCTACACCCCGCTCGCCGAGGACCGGGTCGAGTACATCCAGGACGACTCCCTCCCCGGCCGCCCCCGCGTCGAGGTCCGCTGCGCAAACTGCGGCAGCCACATGGGCCACGTCTTCGAGGGCGAGGGCTACGACACCCCGACCGACCAGCGCTACTGCATCAACTCGATCTCGATGACGCTGCGCCCGGCACAGGGCTGA